A genomic window from Sporohalobacter salinus includes:
- the pyrE gene encoding orotate phosphoribosyltransferase, translating to MNESRVREIFKKTGVLQGGHFKLTSGKHSSQYLQCAQVFQYPEYVKELCEELASRFDEREIDVVIAPAIGGIIMSYAMGAALGKKTIFAEREEGEMTLRRGFRINEGDKVLLVEDVTTTGGSVREVIDVVEKNGGDLVGVGILVDRSGGEVDFGVQKEALLTVEVEAYEPEECPLCEKGLPIDKPGSRDI from the coding sequence ATGAATGAATCGAGAGTAAGAGAAATATTTAAAAAGACAGGTGTATTACAGGGAGGACATTTTAAGTTAACTTCAGGGAAACATAGCAGTCAATACTTACAGTGCGCACAGGTGTTCCAGTATCCGGAATATGTAAAGGAGTTATGTGAAGAATTGGCCAGCCGATTTGATGAGCGGGAGATTGATGTGGTGATTGCTCCGGCTATTGGCGGTATTATTATGTCTTATGCTATGGGAGCTGCATTAGGTAAGAAGACAATCTTTGCTGAACGAGAAGAGGGAGAAATGACTTTGCGCCGTGGTTTTAGAATTAATGAGGGAGATAAAGTTTTATTAGTTGAAGATGTAACTACTACTGGTGGTTCGGTTCGGGAAGTAATTGATGTTGTGGAAAAGAACGGCGGAGATTTAGTAGGCGTAGGTATCTTAGTTGACCGTAGTGGCGGTGAAGTGGACTTTGGTGTTCAAAAGGAAGCATTACTGACTGTAGAGGTAGAGGCTTATGAACCAGAGGAATGTCCATTATGCGAAAAGGGACTGCCGATTGATAAACCAGGTAGTCGGGATATATAA
- a CDS encoding dihydroorotate dehydrogenase: MNKPDLTVDLSGLQLSNPVFTASGTFGFGEEYEEYVDLDRLGGVMVKGTTLEPKQGNPTPRIAETPAGMLNAIGLQNPGVDYFIAEILPKIRDYEFRTIVNMSANTIEEYQKLAEKLSKPEGIAALEVNISCPNVKKGGLAFGTEPEMAAGVVEAVTKNTDLPVITKLSPNVTDITEIAKAVEEAGSDIISLINTLVGMKIDIDKQEPILANTIGGLSGPAIRPVAVRMIYQVAQAVDLPIIGMGGIMNSRDAVEFLLAGASAVAIGTANFSNPRVTMEIIDGIEEYLCEHGYDSVQEIVGRAIK, translated from the coding sequence ATGAATAAACCTGACTTAACAGTTGATCTTAGTGGGTTACAATTAAGTAATCCGGTATTTACGGCTTCTGGGACTTTTGGTTTTGGCGAAGAATATGAGGAGTATGTAGATTTGGATAGATTAGGCGGAGTGATGGTGAAAGGTACTACTTTAGAGCCGAAACAGGGCAATCCTACGCCGCGAATTGCGGAAACACCGGCTGGTATGTTAAATGCTATTGGCCTGCAAAATCCTGGGGTGGATTACTTTATTGCTGAGATTCTTCCGAAAATTAGAGATTATGAGTTTCGGACTATTGTTAATATGTCAGCTAATACTATTGAGGAGTATCAAAAGTTAGCTGAAAAGCTATCGAAACCGGAGGGAATAGCTGCTTTGGAAGTTAATATTTCCTGTCCTAATGTAAAGAAGGGCGGTCTAGCCTTTGGTACTGAACCTGAGATGGCGGCAGGCGTAGTAGAGGCAGTAACTAAGAATACTGATCTGCCGGTGATTACAAAGTTGTCGCCGAATGTGACGGATATTACGGAAATAGCCAAAGCAGTGGAGGAAGCTGGTAGTGATATTATATCTTTAATTAATACTTTGGTTGGCATGAAGATAGATATTGATAAACAAGAACCAATTCTGGCTAATACTATTGGTGGATTATCAGGGCCAGCGATTCGACCAGTAGCTGTACGGATGATTTATCAGGTGGCTCAGGCTGTTGACCTACCGATTATCGGAATGGGTGGAATTATGAATAGTCGTGATGCCGTGGAGTTCTTACTGGCAGGAGCTAGTGCTGTAGCTATAGGTACAGCTAATTTTAGTAATCCTAGAGTTACAATGGAGATCATTGATGGGATTGAGGAGTATTTGTGTGAGCATGGATATGATTCAGTTCAGGAGATAGTTGGCAGGGCTATAAAGTAG
- a CDS encoding dihydroorotate dehydrogenase electron transfer subunit: protein MSKQIEGEILANKQLNESDYRLVLSLPELVDEIKSGQFLHVKCGPGLDPLLRRPISVHQYNQDRGEIVLLYRVFGKGTKQLAKREAGKKLDVMGPLGNGFDLTELENKILVVGGGIGFAPLMALVEKLVELNKEVMVLLGARRKEQLLCTDKLEKLSVGLKVATNDGSAGQKGYVTRLVEQELDKDKYEQVFACGPTPMLKAMQSLVNTKDIEIQVSLEERMGCGTGACLSCVCKVKVENDEGFEYRKACTDGPVFEASEVILDE, encoded by the coding sequence ATGTCTAAACAGATAGAAGGAGAGATTCTGGCTAATAAGCAGTTAAATGAATCTGATTATAGATTGGTACTTTCGCTGCCGGAGCTTGTGGATGAAATAAAGTCGGGCCAATTCTTACATGTTAAGTGCGGTCCGGGACTTGATCCTTTATTGCGGCGACCGATTAGTGTTCATCAATATAATCAAGATCGGGGAGAGATAGTGCTGCTTTATCGAGTTTTTGGAAAAGGAACTAAACAGTTGGCTAAAAGAGAAGCTGGCAAGAAACTTGATGTAATGGGGCCTTTGGGTAATGGATTTGATTTAACAGAGCTTGAGAACAAGATTTTGGTTGTCGGCGGAGGTATCGGTTTTGCTCCGTTGATGGCTTTAGTTGAGAAGTTAGTTGAATTAAATAAAGAGGTAATGGTTTTATTAGGGGCTAGAAGGAAAGAACAGTTGCTTTGTACAGATAAATTAGAAAAGTTGTCAGTTGGATTAAAGGTGGCTACCAATGACGGAAGTGCTGGTCAGAAGGGTTATGTAACTAGATTAGTAGAACAGGAATTAGACAAAGATAAATATGAACAGGTCTTTGCCTGTGGGCCGACACCTATGTTGAAGGCTATGCAATCTTTGGTGAATACGAAGGATATAGAAATACAGGTTTCTTTAGAGGAACGAATGGGGTGTGGAACTGGAGCCTGTCTTTCTTGTGTTTGTAAAGTGAAGGTGGAGAATGACGAAGGATTTGAATATCGCAAGGCCTGTACTGACGGTCCAGTTTTTGAGGCAAGTGAGGTGATTTTAGATGAATAA